Proteins encoded by one window of Primulina huaijiensis isolate GDHJ02 chromosome 1, ASM1229523v2, whole genome shotgun sequence:
- the LOC140975155 gene encoding farnesylcysteine lyase-like isoform X2, which translates to MKSQCHRITVIILCLLLSHSSAPNPHTVCIVGSGIGGASVAHFLRHYSSIQSQVIDRVTIFERKGVVGGRMATVTISGETFEAGASILHPKNYHTLNFTKSLNLSVNDPKNTEDTFSLGIWDGHKFVFKTLSSNSKLPIVQRFVSYVNSIILCLRYGFSLYRMNAFVEVITRINYGQSVNISGLAGAVSLAGSGGGLWSVKGGNWQMAAGLIDRSDVQLLLNEEIESISKLGDFYELNSTLGKSYSCQVTVVATPLDELNIRFSPGISIPPRKLQHTHATFVRGVLNPVYFGLKEVKDIPELVGTIESADVPFSSISILKQHDNDMTYKVFSRHELADDLLDKIFSVREETIKINWGAYPHYHAPEQYAPFILDDNHLYYVNAFENAASTMETSAVAAENIARLILSRLYGQVDLSSPNLKSSSIDLSEKHVDL; encoded by the exons ATGAAGAGCCAATGTCATCGAATCACAGTTATAATCCTCTGTCTCCTTTTATCCCATTCCTCCGCGCCAAATCCACATACGGTGTGCATTGTAGGAAGCGGCATCGGCGGCGCCTCCGTCGCCCACTTCCTCCGCCACTACTCCTCCATCCAATCCCAAGTGATCGATCGAGTCACAATCTTTGAGCGAAAAGGCGTAGTAGGTGGCCGTATGGCCACCGTCACCATATCCGGAGAAACCTTCGAGGCGGGCGCCTCCATTCTCCACCCCAAGAATTACCACACCTTGAATTTCACCAAAAGTCTTAATCTTTCAGTAAATGACCCCAAAAACACCGAGGATACTTTCTCCCTGGGCATTTGGGACGGCCATAAATTCGTTTTCAAGACACTGAGTTCGAACTCCAAGTTGCCTATTGTTCAACGATTCGTGTCGTATGTGAATTCGATCATACTGTGCTTGAGATATGGGTTCTCTCTCTACCGGATGAATGCTTTTGTTGAG GTTATTACAAGAATAAACTATGGGCAAAGTGTGAACATCAGTGGACTCGCTGGTGCAGTTTCCTTGGCTGGATCAGGAGGTGGTTTATGGTCTGTTAAAGGAGGAAATTGGCAGATGGCTGCTGGATTAATTGACCGTTCAGATGTTCAGTTGCTCCTTAATGAAGAAATAGAATCCATTTCTAAACTAGGAGATTTTTATGAGCTTAACTCGACGTTGGGAAAGAGTTACAGCTGTCAAGTTACGGTTGTGGCAACACCCTTAGATGAGCTAAATATACGTTTCAGCCCTGGAATATCTATACCTCCTAGGAAATTGCAGCACACTCATGCGACTTTTGTTAGGGGTGTTTTAAATCCT GTGTATTTTGGTCTAAAAGAGGTTAAGGACATCCCAGAATTAGTTGGCACAATAGAGTCTGCTGATGTACCTTTCTCGAGTATCAGTATTCTCAAGCAGCATGACAACGATATGACTTACAAAGTATTCTCTCGCCATGAATTGGCTGATGACTTACTTGACAAAATTTTCAG TGTGAGAGAGGAGACGATCAAAATCAACTGGGGTGCTTATCCACATTACCACGCACCTGAGCAGTACGCTCCCTTCATTTTAGACGATAATCATCTATACTATGTCAACGCATTCGAAAATGCGGCTAGCACCATGGAAACGAGCGCTGTTGCAGCTGAAAATATAGCACGCTTGATCCTCTCGAGATTATATGGGCAAGTTGATTTAAGTTCACCAAACTTGAAGAGCTCTAGCATTGATTTATCAGAAAAGCATGTCGACTTGTGA
- the LOC140975155 gene encoding farnesylcysteine lyase-like isoform X1 has product MKSQCHRITVIILCLLLSHSSAPNPHTVCIVGSGIGGASVAHFLRHYSSIQSQVIDRVTIFERKGVVGGRMATVTISGETFEAGASILHPKNYHTLNFTKSLNLSVNDPKNTEDTFSLGIWDGHKFVFKTLSSNSKLPIVQRFVSYVNSIILCLRYGFSLYRMNAFVEAMINKFLRYYDDFESRPIFESVEMMLKWAGLYDLTTHTLGKELVEVGLSPLLIQELVTVITRINYGQSVNISGLAGAVSLAGSGGGLWSVKGGNWQMAAGLIDRSDVQLLLNEEIESISKLGDFYELNSTLGKSYSCQVTVVATPLDELNIRFSPGISIPPRKLQHTHATFVRGVLNPVYFGLKEVKDIPELVGTIESADVPFSSISILKQHDNDMTYKVFSRHELADDLLDKIFSVREETIKINWGAYPHYHAPEQYAPFILDDNHLYYVNAFENAASTMETSAVAAENIARLILSRLYGQVDLSSPNLKSSSIDLSEKHVDL; this is encoded by the exons ATGAAGAGCCAATGTCATCGAATCACAGTTATAATCCTCTGTCTCCTTTTATCCCATTCCTCCGCGCCAAATCCACATACGGTGTGCATTGTAGGAAGCGGCATCGGCGGCGCCTCCGTCGCCCACTTCCTCCGCCACTACTCCTCCATCCAATCCCAAGTGATCGATCGAGTCACAATCTTTGAGCGAAAAGGCGTAGTAGGTGGCCGTATGGCCACCGTCACCATATCCGGAGAAACCTTCGAGGCGGGCGCCTCCATTCTCCACCCCAAGAATTACCACACCTTGAATTTCACCAAAAGTCTTAATCTTTCAGTAAATGACCCCAAAAACACCGAGGATACTTTCTCCCTGGGCATTTGGGACGGCCATAAATTCGTTTTCAAGACACTGAGTTCGAACTCCAAGTTGCCTATTGTTCAACGATTCGTGTCGTATGTGAATTCGATCATACTGTGCTTGAGATATGGGTTCTCTCTCTACCGGATGAATGCTTTTGTTGAG GCTATGATCAATAAATTTTTGAGGTACTACGACGATTTTGAATCACGGCCCATATTTGAAAGTGTTGAGATGATGCTTAAATGGGCGGGACTATACGATCTCACTACACACACATTGGGAAAAGAACTGGTGGAAGTTGGATTGTCTCCTTTACTCATACAAGAGCTCGTCACT GTTATTACAAGAATAAACTATGGGCAAAGTGTGAACATCAGTGGACTCGCTGGTGCAGTTTCCTTGGCTGGATCAGGAGGTGGTTTATGGTCTGTTAAAGGAGGAAATTGGCAGATGGCTGCTGGATTAATTGACCGTTCAGATGTTCAGTTGCTCCTTAATGAAGAAATAGAATCCATTTCTAAACTAGGAGATTTTTATGAGCTTAACTCGACGTTGGGAAAGAGTTACAGCTGTCAAGTTACGGTTGTGGCAACACCCTTAGATGAGCTAAATATACGTTTCAGCCCTGGAATATCTATACCTCCTAGGAAATTGCAGCACACTCATGCGACTTTTGTTAGGGGTGTTTTAAATCCT GTGTATTTTGGTCTAAAAGAGGTTAAGGACATCCCAGAATTAGTTGGCACAATAGAGTCTGCTGATGTACCTTTCTCGAGTATCAGTATTCTCAAGCAGCATGACAACGATATGACTTACAAAGTATTCTCTCGCCATGAATTGGCTGATGACTTACTTGACAAAATTTTCAG TGTGAGAGAGGAGACGATCAAAATCAACTGGGGTGCTTATCCACATTACCACGCACCTGAGCAGTACGCTCCCTTCATTTTAGACGATAATCATCTATACTATGTCAACGCATTCGAAAATGCGGCTAGCACCATGGAAACGAGCGCTGTTGCAGCTGAAAATATAGCACGCTTGATCCTCTCGAGATTATATGGGCAAGTTGATTTAAGTTCACCAAACTTGAAGAGCTCTAGCATTGATTTATCAGAAAAGCATGTCGACTTGTGA